In the Sinomonas cyclohexanicum genome, ACACGAAGAAGGAGCACCTCGCGGTCGACGAGGCCAAGAAGCTCGGCATCCCGGTCGTGGCGATCCTCGACACGAACTGCGACCCGGACGAGGTCGACTTCCCGATCCCGGGCAATGACGACGCGATCCGCTCCGTGAACCTCCTCACCCGCGTCGTCGCCGACGCCGTGGCCGAGGGCCTCATCGCCCGCCAGAACCGCGGCTCCGGCTCCGAGGGCGCTGCGGCCGAGCCGCTCGCCGAGTGGGAGCGCGAGCTCCTCGAGGGCCAGAACGCCGAGGCCCCCGCCGACGAGGCTCCTGAGGCTCCCGCCGCGGAGGCCCCCGCCGACGAGGCTCCTGAGGCTCCCGCTGCCGAGGCTCCGGCTGCCGAGGCCGAGGGCACGAACTAAGACCCGGTCCCAGACCGCTTGAGGATGGCGTCCCTGCACCGCACGGGACGCCATCCTTGTGAATGAGTACTGCAGAACAACGACGTAAGGGGTTCACATGGCGAACTACACCGCTGCTGACATCAAGGCCCTGCGCGAGCGCACAGGCGCCGGCATGATGGACGTCAAGAAGGCTCTCGACGAGGCCAACGGCGACGCCGAGAAGGCCATCGAGATCATCCGCATCAAGGGCCTCAAGGGCGCCACCAAGCGCGAGGGCCGCTCGACGGCCGAGGGCCTCGTGGCCGCCAAGGTCGCCGGGGGCGTCGGCGTCATGGTCGAGGTCAACTGCGAGACCGACTTCGTGGCCAAGTCCGCCAAGTTCATCGAGCTCGCCGACAAGGTCCTGGCCACGGCCGTGGCCTCCGGCGCTGCCGATCTGGACGCGCTCCTGACGGCGGACGTCGACGGCAAGCCGCTGAGCGAGTTCGTCGTCGAGGAGGGCGCTGTCCTGGGCGAGAAGGTCGTCGTCCGCCGCCTTGCCCGTATCGAGGGCACGACCGTCGACGCCTACCTCCACAAGACGTCCAAGGACCTCCCGGCCCAGGTCGGCGTCCTCTTCGCGGTCGACGGCGAGGGCGAGGCCGCCCAGGCCGCCGCGCACGACGTCGCCGTGCACGTGGCCGCGATGGCCCCGAACTACCTCCGCCGCGAGGACGTCCCGGCCGACCTCGTCGAGTCCGAGCGCCGTATCGCCGAGGAGACCGCCAAGGCCGAGGGCAAGCCCGAGGCAGCCCTGACGAAGATCGTCGAAGGCCGCGTGACCGGCTTCTACAAGGGCGAGGTCCTCCTCGACCAGGCGTTCGCCAAGGACGCCAAGAAGTCCGTCGGCCAGGTCCTGACCGAGGCTGGGGTCAACGCCACCGCGTTCGCCCGCTTCCGCGTCGGCGCCTAGCACCGGGCCTTTTCAAGGGGCGGCCACTTCGGTGGCCGCCCCTTTGCTGTGGCTGCCTACCCTGGCCTCCTACGTAGGCTGCCGCCTTCCGTCGCTGCCTTGCTCTGCTGCCGCCTTGCTTTGCTGCCGGTACGCTAGACGCAGACTCCCACCAGAACGCAAGACCCGAGGGGACAACCCATGGAATCAGTACAGACCGCCGAACCCACTGCCCCCTCCTCCCTCACCGAGTCTGACCCCGCGGTCGACGGCGCGCCCCACCACCGGCGGCGCGTCCTCCTCAAGCTCTCGGGCGAGGTGTTCGGCGGCGGCAAGCTCGGCGTCGATCCGGCCACTGTGCGCGGAATCGCCGATCAG is a window encoding:
- the tsf gene encoding translation elongation factor Ts, whose protein sequence is MANYTAADIKALRERTGAGMMDVKKALDEANGDAEKAIEIIRIKGLKGATKREGRSTAEGLVAAKVAGGVGVMVEVNCETDFVAKSAKFIELADKVLATAVASGAADLDALLTADVDGKPLSEFVVEEGAVLGEKVVVRRLARIEGTTVDAYLHKTSKDLPAQVGVLFAVDGEGEAAQAAAHDVAVHVAAMAPNYLRREDVPADLVESERRIAEETAKAEGKPEAALTKIVEGRVTGFYKGEVLLDQAFAKDAKKSVGQVLTEAGVNATAFARFRVGA